The genomic DNA GTCCATTTGAATGCCGACATCTCGAACGCGTTGCTGGTGTCAGCCGGTTCCCACTTCTCGATGTATTCCTGCAGCGGAGGTTGGCTGGCGTGGAACACGATCGGCAGTCCGGCATCCTCGACGTCGCGCCAGAACGGGTCGAACTCGGGCAGCGCGGGCGAGCGCCAGCCCTTGTAGCCCTTGACTGGCGCGGGCTTGATCAGAGCGACCTTGGCGCCGTTGTTGAGGATGTACTCGAGTTCGCGTCGTCCCTCGTCGACGAGGCCCAGGTTGATCACCGGCGTCGAGAATATGCGGTTGTCGTGGCTGAAACCCCAGTGCTCAAGCATCCATTGATTCAGAGCGTGGACGATCGCCGCGGTCAGCTCAGGGTCCTCGGCTGAAGAATGCTCGACCAGGTTGGCCAGCGTGGGGTAGTTCAGGCACGCCTCGACTCCTTGGCCGTTGAGTTCGGCGATCCGGTCCTCGGGATTGCGGGCACCCGGCGGGGTGTCGATGCCGCGCCCGGACATCTCGCGCATGGTCAAACCCTCGGGGTTCTGGCCCGAATAGAACTTCTCGTGTGCGCCAGGGGCGGCAACCCGGTCGAACGTCGGGTTCGGCATGTAGTCGGTGATCTTGTTGAGGATCGCGATCCGGGTGTGACGTCCGATCTGGACGAACTGCACTTTCGACTTGTACTTGTCCGGCAGGAACTTCAGCAGCGCGTCGGGTGTCTCGTACATGTGCTGGTCGGCGTCGAAGATCGGCGCATCCGTGAACTGGTCGGCGGGCGGTGTCATCGGTCTCTCCCTAGAAGTCGAACGGGACTTGGCTCGAGCATCACGCATACTTGACACTACTGTCAAGTAGTGGTGGACAATCCGTCAAAAATAAGGTTTACCAGTGGCTATTGAATGTGACACATGCGTCATATACGGTCGTCTGCATGACGGTGACCTCAGATGCTGCGGCCGGTGCGCAACTGGATGGCGGCCGGGGTGAACGCACCCGGTCGGCAATCCTGGAGGCCAGTCGCAGACTATTTCTGGAGCGCGGCTATGCCGGCACCCCGATCAACGCGATCACCGAGGCGTGCGGGATTTCGAGGGCCGGGTTCTACACATACTTCAAGGACAAGCGCGAGATCTTCAACGTCCTCGGCGAAAATGCCTACCACGCGGTCCTCGCCGTCATCGAGGAATGGGTCCAAGCCGATGAGCCTTTCGACGCCAACGACATTCGGACCTGGGTCGGCCATTACTTCGATTACATGGACCGCCATGGCGCGTTCGTGTTGGCCTCGGCGCAGTCAGCACCTGATGACGATGCGTTCCGAAACTCCCGTAACCGCATGGTGTCTCGTGCCTCATGGAAGCTGGGCCAGGCCATTGCCGGGGACGGTGCGCACTCACCCGACGCCATCGGTGTCGCGGTGATGGGCCTGCTGGACCGGGCCTGGCATACCGTGCACCGGCAGACCGTCGCTGTCGACCGCGACGAGATGATCGCGGTCGTCGCCGAGATGATCGTCCCGATGGGGAGGTAACGCTTGACCATGAAGGGCCTACCCAGCATGCTGCCGACCGGATGGTTCCAAGTCGGCTGGAGCGCCGATATCGGCGCGGGCGATGTCATCGGATTGCGGTATTTCGGTGTCGAACTCGTTGCCTTCCGCGATCTGGAGGGTGCGGTACACGTGCTCAACGCCCATTGCCAGCACCTCGGCGCCAACCTGTCCAAGGGCGGCTGCGTCGTCGAGGACGGTATTCAGTGCCCGTTCCACGGCTGGGTATGGAACGGGCAGGGCCGCAATGTGCGGATCCCATACGAGAGTCGTCCCAATCGCGGCCGCAAGGTGCGGTCCTGGCCGGTAGCCGAACTCAATGGGTCCATCTACATCTGGCACGACGTGGCCGGGCGTGCCCCGCTGTGGGAGGTGCCCGACGCGCTTGCGGTGCTAGGCGATCACATCCGCCATCGGGAGTATTACCCGGTTGGCCCGGAGGCTCGAATCAGATTCTCCGACATCCACGTTCACCCGCAGGTCATAGCCGAGAACGCCGTCGACCCGCACCATTTCCGCTTCGTCCACAAGACCCCGACAAGCCCGACCGTGTTGCGTGAGGGCTCCGATGACGTCACCTGGTCGGCGAAGGTCGGCTTCGGCCGACGCTGGAGTGCCGGCGTCGACGTTCCGGGGGAGACCACAAACACCCTGGAGATCTACTGGTCCGGACTTGGTATCGCGTTCAACGGCGAGCACACCCGCGAGGGCTACCGGGTCATCGCGATCTGTGCCACACCGGTCGATGACAAAACTTCAGATATCTTCTCCACCTACTGGATCGACGAAGCCAATGGCAGCTACGATCAGCGACTGGCAGCGGCCCAGGCGGCGCTGCCCGACGATATCGCCATCTGGGACAGCCAGGTCTACATGGACCCGCCGGGTCTGACCGCCTCCGAAGCCGCTGGATTCAAGCAGTTGCGTCGTTGGGCTCGCAACTTCTATCCCGAAACCGGCACGGCAATCGATCCCGTTATGTCGATGGTTCAGTAAGGTCCGCGGACCTGCTCGATCAGAGCCCCGGCGTCGGCGACACTGCGCAGCAGATCGTTGAGATGGGTGCAGGTACTTGTTCCATTCAACTGACGGACGCGGAAATGCAGTTCGGGCAAGGTCATTCCGGTGATGCGCGCGGCGCTGGCAACCGCACCCGGGCATTCCTGCCACGGCAGCACCCGCGGCGTGGCCTGCGAGTCGACGATCACGTCGGTGGCGTCCACGGTCGCCGTGAGCGTGTATTCGTGGATGATCGTTTCAACATCGTCACCGCGCACGTAGGTGTCGCGGAACATCGCGTCGATCCCGATCAGCTCGGATGCTTCTTCGAAGACGTCGATGCGGCGCCGGCGGCGCATCCCAAAGCGCGGCAACTGTGACACCTGATGCCAGGCATGGGGATCGTCAGTGTGATCGAGATCGGGAGCCTCCGGACCGGTGACGACTACCGGATCGCCCGCCTCGAACGAGGTCATCAGCAGCCCGCCGGTGGCGAAGCCCGCGCACTGATCGGCGACGGGCAGATAGCCCGACTTCCCGACATCCCCGAGCAGACCGGACGCAGACAAGGCATGGCCAGAGATCAGTGTTGCGACGGGAACGTCGTCGAGCAGCGCGTAGCGCAGGTCGCGGGTCCGACGCAATTCTGGGGCTTCCTTGTCGGCGGCGGCGCGAAATCCGCTCATCGCCGGTGCGCCGGCCAGCCGGGTCACCGCCGCGACCGGTGGCACCACCTCGACGTTGCGCACGACTCGGGCGACCAACTCGATGGTGGCCGATAAACCGGCCGAACCGATTTCGGTGACCGCGCCCGCGTCATCGGTCCAGACATCACGGGCCCGCCCGTTCAGGTACACCGGTTCCAGTGCGCCCTCGTCACGCGTCATATCGATCGACGTGGTGCGACGCGCGGACCGCGCCCGGCGCGGCGGATTGTCGGTCGTGGGCTGGTGTATCCCGTGCAGGGGATGAAGCCCGAACACCGGGGTGCCCAGATCCGTCACTTTCGCCGAACCTAGCCCTCCCCGGCTGGGCGGAACGCGAAGGTCACCAGCGATTGTCCGTCGGCCGTCTCCAGCGTGGTGGTGGTCGACACCAGGCGCTGCCCGATCCGTAAGTCGGCCGTCTCCGCCCCGATGATCAGCGTCTCCACCAGCACGCCTTCGGGCAGTTCGACGAAACCCACCACATAGGGCTTGAACACTCTCGGATCCCGGTTGCCCTTGTACGGCAAGGGCGGCGGAAACTGCTGTGTGGTGTAGGTGTAAAGGGTGCCCTCGGTGGACAACTCGATGGCTTCGATGTCGCCCTGGATCTCCGGCGCGCCGTCGAAGAGCTCGGGTCGCTCGGCGGGGAACTTCACCGTACCTGACGAGCGCCTGCGGGATGCATGCAGCACGGCGCGGTCTCCGTCGACCCGGAACAGTCCCTCGGTGATCAATGTCGTCATCTTAGTTCACCTCGATAACCATCGCCGCACCCATGCCGCCGCCGGCGCACATGGACAGTACGCCGAGACCGCCACCGCGCCTGCGCAATTCGTAGATCGCGGAGGTGACCATTCGGGCTCCGGTCGCCGCGATCGGGTGGCCCAGGCTGATGCCCGACCCGTACACGTTCACGATGTCCTCATCGAGGCCGAGTTCTCGGGAGCATGCGACGGCTTGGGCGGCGAACGCCTCATTGATCTCGAACAGCGCCACGTCCTGGAGCTTGCAGCCGGCCAGGTCCAGCGCCTTCGGGATCGCGGTGATCGGGCCGCTGCCGGTGCGGTTCGGTGCCACCCCCACCGCCGACCACGACAGCACGTGCGCCAGCACCTCGCCGGAGGTATCCGGCGCGGTCAGCGCCACCGCCGCGGCGGCGTCGTTGACGCCTGAGGAGTTGCCGGCGGTCACGGTGAAGTTGTCGATCTCCGGATGCAGCACCTTCAGACCCGCGAGGGTCTCGAGTGAGCTGTCGCGGCGGGGATGTTCGTCGGTGGCGAAAGTGATGGTGGTGCCGTCAGCCTGTGGCACCCGGATCGGCACGATTTCGTCAACGAAGGAGCCGGCGTCGATGGCTTTCACCGCGCGCTGGTGACTGCGCAGCGCCCACTCGTCCTGCGCTTCGCGGGTGATGCCGTACTGCACCGCGCAGTTGTGCGCCACGGTGATCGACATGTCCAGGGCGGGGGCATCCTCTGTGGGCGGGTGCGAGAACGGGAACCAGGGGTCCTCGTAGTCCTCGGCGGCCTTGCCGGTGGTGAACGGCTTGCGCTTACGCAGCAGCGGTGTGGTGGAGCAGGATTCCATGCCGCCGGCCAGAATGGCCCGGCTCATGCCCGCTGCGATTTGCCCTGCTCCCACCGCGATCGCCGACAGGCTGGAAGCGCACTGGCGGTTTACTGCGAGTCCTGGGACATTGGTCAGGCCGAGATCGACCGCGACATAACGCGCGCTGTCACCGCCGCCCTGCAGGCTCTCGGCGAGGACCAGGTCGTCGAAGTCTGCCGCGGACAATCCCGACCGTTCCAGGACCGCAGCGACCACCGGCTTGGCCAGTTCGATCGCCGGCACGTTGGCCAGCGTGCCCCTGCGTGCTGTTCCGATCGGTGTGCGGGCAGCGGCAACGATCGCCGCCCGGGACGTCCTCGAGCCCATGTGTCTCCCAAGATCCTCGAATGTCCGGGCCGCTTGCCCGGAGTGCGTGGCCAGTCTATACCGTTAAATGAATATCGGTATGGCGGGGCGGGTTGGAGGTAGCGGACGTGAAGGTAATAGGGTCTGTCGACGAGGCGGTCGCAGCGATCGGTGACGAGCTCGGAGTCAGCCGTTGGGTGGATATCGACCAGAGCCGGATCGACGCGTTCGCGGACGTGACGATGGATCACCAGTGGATCCACGTGGATGTTGAGAAGGCCGAGGCCGAAAGTCCGTACGGCGCCACGATTGCGCACGGCTTCCTGACGATTTCTCTGATCCCCGGCGTGAGCAAGGACAACTATCGCGTGCAGAACGCGAGAATGGGCATCAACTACGGCCTGAACAAGGTGCGCTTCCTGTCCCCGGTGAAGGCGGGTAGCCGGATCCGGGTCCGGTCGCAGCTTGTCGATGCCACCCCGTTCGGCGACGACACCGTGAACCTGACAGTGCGTCACACCGTCGAGATCGACGGCGTCGAGAAACCGGCGGCGGTGGTCGAACTGATCGCGCGGTTCGTGTTCTGATAGCTACGGTAACGAGGTGAAAGCGTTAAACAGTTGACGACAATCGCTACCGAGGGAGCAATCAGATGAGCGGCCCGTTTGACGGGAAAGCAGTCCTGACCGGGGCGGGCAAGTCGCAGGTCGGCCGCCGGTTGGGTCGGACTGGCCTGGACCTGACACTTGAGGCGGTATTGAGGGCGATCGAGGATGCTGGTCTCAGCGTCGATGACGTCGACGGCATTGCGAGCTATCCGGGACCGGGCGTGCCCGACGCCGGGTTCTCCGGCGCAACTGTCCAAGAGGTTCGCAACGCACTCGGTCTACGCTCGCGTTGGTACATGTCGGCG from Mycobacterium sp. DL440 includes the following:
- a CDS encoding amidohydrolase family protein; amino-acid sequence: MTPPADQFTDAPIFDADQHMYETPDALLKFLPDKYKSKVQFVQIGRHTRIAILNKITDYMPNPTFDRVAAPGAHEKFYSGQNPEGLTMREMSGRGIDTPPGARNPEDRIAELNGQGVEACLNYPTLANLVEHSSAEDPELTAAIVHALNQWMLEHWGFSHDNRIFSTPVINLGLVDEGRRELEYILNNGAKVALIKPAPVKGYKGWRSPALPEFDPFWRDVEDAGLPIVFHASQPPLQEYIEKWEPADTSNAFEMSAFKWTALGHREIADMLTSMICHGTLTRFPKLRIASVENGSSWIKPLFDDLASTYGKMPQNFPEHPHEVFRRNIWVSPFWEGSVADVVKTVGWDKVLFGSDWPHPEGLETPKGYFKYAEGMDKRRTYDFMGDNARRFMGLPIANPDPEAVKPPVLANA
- a CDS encoding TetR/AcrR family transcriptional regulator: MTVTSDAAAGAQLDGGRGERTRSAILEASRRLFLERGYAGTPINAITEACGISRAGFYTYFKDKREIFNVLGENAYHAVLAVIEEWVQADEPFDANDIRTWVGHYFDYMDRHGAFVLASAQSAPDDDAFRNSRNRMVSRASWKLGQAIAGDGAHSPDAIGVAVMGLLDRAWHTVHRQTVAVDRDEMIAVVAEMIVPMGR
- a CDS encoding Rieske 2Fe-2S domain-containing protein, whose product is MKGLPSMLPTGWFQVGWSADIGAGDVIGLRYFGVELVAFRDLEGAVHVLNAHCQHLGANLSKGGCVVEDGIQCPFHGWVWNGQGRNVRIPYESRPNRGRKVRSWPVAELNGSIYIWHDVAGRAPLWEVPDALAVLGDHIRHREYYPVGPEARIRFSDIHVHPQVIAENAVDPHHFRFVHKTPTSPTVLREGSDDVTWSAKVGFGRRWSAGVDVPGETTNTLEIYWSGLGIAFNGEHTREGYRVIAICATPVDDKTSDIFSTYWIDEANGSYDQRLAAAQAALPDDIAIWDSQVYMDPPGLTASEAAGFKQLRRWARNFYPETGTAIDPVMSMVQ
- a CDS encoding DUF2889 domain-containing protein, which translates into the protein MTDLGTPVFGLHPLHGIHQPTTDNPPRRARSARRTTSIDMTRDEGALEPVYLNGRARDVWTDDAGAVTEIGSAGLSATIELVARVVRNVEVVPPVAAVTRLAGAPAMSGFRAAADKEAPELRRTRDLRYALLDDVPVATLISGHALSASGLLGDVGKSGYLPVADQCAGFATGGLLMTSFEAGDPVVVTGPEAPDLDHTDDPHAWHQVSQLPRFGMRRRRRIDVFEEASELIGIDAMFRDTYVRGDDVETIIHEYTLTATVDATDVIVDSQATPRVLPWQECPGAVASAARITGMTLPELHFRVRQLNGTSTCTHLNDLLRSVADAGALIEQVRGPY
- a CDS encoding Zn-ribbon domain-containing OB-fold protein; translated protein: MTTLITEGLFRVDGDRAVLHASRRRSSGTVKFPAERPELFDGAPEIQGDIEAIELSTEGTLYTYTTQQFPPPLPYKGNRDPRVFKPYVVGFVELPEGVLVETLIIGAETADLRIGQRLVSTTTTLETADGQSLVTFAFRPAGEG
- a CDS encoding thiolase family protein — translated: MGSRTSRAAIVAAARTPIGTARRGTLANVPAIELAKPVVAAVLERSGLSAADFDDLVLAESLQGGGDSARYVAVDLGLTNVPGLAVNRQCASSLSAIAVGAGQIAAGMSRAILAGGMESCSTTPLLRKRKPFTTGKAAEDYEDPWFPFSHPPTEDAPALDMSITVAHNCAVQYGITREAQDEWALRSHQRAVKAIDAGSFVDEIVPIRVPQADGTTITFATDEHPRRDSSLETLAGLKVLHPEIDNFTVTAGNSSGVNDAAAAVALTAPDTSGEVLAHVLSWSAVGVAPNRTGSGPITAIPKALDLAGCKLQDVALFEINEAFAAQAVACSRELGLDEDIVNVYGSGISLGHPIAATGARMVTSAIYELRRRGGGLGVLSMCAGGGMGAAMVIEVN
- a CDS encoding MaoC family dehydratase, encoding MKVIGSVDEAVAAIGDELGVSRWVDIDQSRIDAFADVTMDHQWIHVDVEKAEAESPYGATIAHGFLTISLIPGVSKDNYRVQNARMGINYGLNKVRFLSPVKAGSRIRVRSQLVDATPFGDDTVNLTVRHTVEIDGVEKPAAVVELIARFVF